The Coturnix japonica isolate 7356 chromosome 15, Coturnix japonica 2.1, whole genome shotgun sequence genome segment tcacctggagtgtTGCATCCAGATGGGgagtgctcagtgcaggagagacacagagctgttggagcatAGCCAGAGGAGGGTCAGAAAAAGGGACTGAGACACTCGAgaccaggctggacagggctctgagcaccctgatgtagctgtgggtgtctctgttCGCTGTgggggagttggaccagatggcctatcaatgattttgtgattctttgaCCTCAAAgaccacccagttccaacccgCTGCCCAAAGCACTTGGCAGCATCACACATCTTCTCTCCgtggggaaggagctgctgtgcccctgctgctctttgcagggTGCTGTGCCCGCTCACCTGTCTAtcaccagctccagcagcaccacatgCGCATGCTGGCTGAACTCAGGATCCCCCTCGGCGTGACTGTACCGCTCCAGCAGCGCCAGCAGGTCCAGCTCACAGGACACTTTGTTGGGGAACTTCCAGGATGGGAATCGTGCAGGGCCGGTGCGGGAGGTGACGTCGGCGATGGCTCCTTGCAGGTCCCTCAGGTCGGCCTGCAGGCTCGCCATGCAGCCGGGGTGGCCCAGGAGGTGAGCCATGGGTggacagacagacggacagaTGGATGGACCAGCGCTGGGAACGGATGGTGGGTGACACCAAAGGGCTGCCAGCAGGATGGAGGGGACAGGCGCTGCGTCCCCAAGGCTGTATGATTTGGGGTGAGGGGTGTCTAGGCAGCGGCCTGCAGGGAGCTGCGGGAGGCGAACAGCAGCGCTGTGTGCGCTGAGGGCGCTGGGACGCCGGGACGGTCCCACCGGCTGCAGGTGATGCTGGAGGCGGCCGCCTGGGACTAGGCCGCGGCGCCGCACCCGCTGCCATGGCAACGCCCCGCCCGCACGAGCGGAACCACCCTCTGCGCATGCGCTCCTCCCCTCTGCGCCTCCTTCCTGTCGCGACGTTGAGCGTCACTTCCGGCGCGCATGCGCAGTTCGAGGTGCCTGTCCGCCATTTTGTCAGCGTCTCGGCGCCTTCTTTGCGGCCTTGTCTGAGCGGTCTGTTGTATCGCCATGCCGGCTGGGCCTGTGCAGGCCGGGCCTCCGGCGCAGCCAGCGCCGCCTGCAGAGAGCAAACCGGTAGGAACCGCGGCATGGAGGCTTCGGGCCTGTGGGCGGGATTTAGCGAGGGCTGCATGGCCGATACGGGGCTGGGTGACCGGCCACCCCGGGGTTTAATGCCTGTGACGGGGTGCGGCCCCATGTGAATGTACCGTCGCGTTGTTATGGTGGAGTTAACGAGGGAGCGCAGCGTTGTGGTCGTTTAAAAGCAGCGCTTAATGGTGGTGTTACACCGCCCTTCCATCTGCTGCTTGGAGGAAGTGGGGGTGAATGCTCCAAGGGGTTGTTGTGTCTTTCTTTTAACGTCTTTTATAGATCTTTAAGGTTGGGAAAAGCCGCAAAGATCCCCATGTCCGACCCCAGCCGGCCTCCACCGTGCACACTGCCCACGTCCCTTagtgccacagctccatcatcctggggcacctccagggatgctgacccCCCCCTttgctctctgtgcagccttTGGCACTGCATCACCGCTTTGTGGAGAACAACTATTTCCAAATCTCCAatgttttgggtgtttttgttttgtctggcAGGCTTTTAGTTACCATCAAGATGTCCCCTGTATCTGTGCTGTGAGGGAAGGGAGGCACCGTCAGCATCCTACAGAGAactgcagctggctgtgctgggaggcagagctgccctTGGGGTGATTGCTGGGGCTGTGGTGCAGGTCCTCCCACAACCACAGGGAGGAAAACACTCAGCTGAGCTCTTCTCAGCTctaaaaaaagctttaaagcCCTAGTAGGATGGGATGCTATGTGTTATTTACTGTTGGCTTGATCGTTTAGATTCCCATTTCTGGTAGCCCTGCAGACCGttaggaatcatagaatcattaagtttaGAAGAGAGctctaagatcatgtagtccagcTGTCACCCCATCCCCTCTATACCCACTGACCActtccctctgtgccacatccacatgtttcttgaaagcttccatggtcagtgactccagCACTTcgtgggcagcctgtgccagtgcagcactgctccttccGAAAAGAAATATCTATGAATATCCAACCTGCAATGCTTGTAACTTCCAGAGCTGTCCAGCAATACTGAATTCTTCCTGGGTGTGGTGTTATAGGCATGCTTTGCTACATCTTGGCTCAACATCTATAAACTTCCACTGGGTTGAGgctgaaagagcagaaacactGGGAAGAGTTGTTTGGTTCCCATGGGATGGCCTTCCTGCTTGTCTCACTCGCAGCAGCCCCCGCAGCAGGTGCCCTTGGCAGGCTGACAAACACCATCTCCTCGCCTGGgaagctgctgagtgctgctgctttgcaggacTACAGGTTCAGATTGTTAAACTATATCTTCGTGCCACGAAAATGTCATGGTCTGAGGAGAACAGGCAGTTCTGTCTGCTGCAGGAGTTGCTGTTTGAAATGCTTAATTCTTCCAGAGCACTCCTTCAGCATGGtatttcagaacagctttttaAGGTACCATAGGACTGTTACTCAAGgtacagaaactgaaagagaaagggaagtgaATTTTACAACTCAActcactaaaaataaacacaatcaAAGTTTGGACACTACCAGGCTGTGTTTGCACACTCTGATGCTGATGTATGATGTGATATTCGAGATCATTTGTAGCTCCTTTGCTTGTTACCATGTTAGATTTAGGCTGTTTGAATTTACTATCTTGACTAGTGGCAAATACTGCAGAGTGAAATGTGTCTTCCAGAGATGGTGGTTCAGGAATGTTTTTGCTACTTAGGAGGTAGCAATACATAagactgtaagaaaaatgtttttcttgcagcCAGAAGAGGAGCCAAAAGAGGAAGCAGCACCAGCCAAACCTGTGGTGGGAATTATTTATCCTCCTCCCGAGGTCAGGAATATTGTTGACAAGACTGCCAGCTTCGTAGCCAGGTAAACAGCAGTGGTGTTGTCTTGTCTTTCATGGGAATTTTCTGCCTCTCACCTTCCAGTGCTACTGTCTGTGTGTCTCCAGAAGCTGAAACAAATCACAGTCCCACAGCGTTCCCTGGAGGTTTCTAAGGATTGAATTTTTATCAGTGAGATTGTAGAATAGAGGCAGCAATTGTCTCCTTGGAGATTTAATATGTGCTTTGCTAGAAAAGCTGTGGTagtaaataaattctttttaaaatgacctGGAGGGCAAACAAAATTGCAGGTGGAAAGGAAGCCTTGTTTGTTACTAGCACTTATTGAATGACTAAGCCAACAGGagtcattcatttatttttactctacTTTACATTGTGTGGGCAATTACCTCTCCTTTAGGGTACACTAGGTTCCTTGTTGGACCCTGAGGCTCAGTCCCATCCCTGTTCACCTACAACTTCATGAAGTGTGCCAGCACCTGGGGCACTCTGACTCAGCTGTCTCTTCCCTTCTATAGCCAAGGGGATAGAAGTGCATGTTCCCAGGGAGAGGTCTGGGGTAGGTGAACTGCCCATGATGTGCATGGCATATTTATCCTAGTTTAGTGCAGCAGGTTGATTATCACAAGTATAGATGTCACAGTTAGGGGAGAAGCCTGGAAGTTTAATACATCTTTATTCATTTgggctttttcctcctgttacCAACATGAAAACATAAACTGCTGGTGTTAGCCAGGCCATCTTAAAATGCTGAagtatttctgtctgtcttAATGCTATGTGGGGTATCTAGGGACTGGATCTTGGTCTTCCTGGCAGAATACAAATAGCACAGGAGGTAAATACCTCAGCTAGCTATGTGAATTCTGCAGGGCATCCAGACAGGAATACCTACCTTTTCCTTAGGTGAACTTTCTTGAAATGAAACTAGTCTTAAAAACTTGGTGGTCTATTAAGAAACTCATAAATATCTTCTATTAAATCATGTAATCCATACACTGATGCTCGATTTGAATATAGCCAAGTGGAATGGGAAGTTTTTAACTGTCCTGAGAAATATTTGCTGTGAAATGCTAAAGGCTAAATTAGGATATGTACACAtaactgctgtgtgtgtgactgACTGCTATGTTGGGTGTGAGTTACATGGAGGCAGGGAGAGGTAAACTTCTTCCACACAGGACAGGAACTTATCCTGAGGGGTGAATGCATGGACACAGCTTGCTGTGAAAGAAACGGATGTTTATGCTTAAGTTGATACCCATTATCTAAACTTATTTTTCCACCCTGCAGAAATGGTCCAGAATTTGAAGCTCGAATTCgtcagaatgaaataaataatcctAAATTCAATTTCTTGAACCCCAATGATCCCTACCATGCATACTACCGACACAAAGTCAGTGAGTTCAAGGAGGGCAAAGCACAGGAGCCCTCAGCTGCTATTCCCAAGGTcatgcaacagcagcaaactgctcagcagcagcttccacagAAGGTAAGTGTTCCTTTGCACTTTGATTGCTTCTCACTCATTGTTTCTCACATTGTGATGCTAGGCAGAAtgatgaaagcagaaagacagtGTGAGGGAAGGAGTTAATTGATAAATAGTTGCAATAGAGGACAACTCACAGGCATGAAATTTAGCATCTGGGACTTTCTTCTGATACAGGTGTGCATCCCCTGGTTGCTGGTAACTAAAACATTGTGTAGAAGATCAATAAATTGTATTATTTGGTGCATTTTAATTATACTTAGTTATTCATTGACTTGTTTGGTACTTAAGGCTTAGTGTTCATGTGGAGTGTATGAATTTAGGACTGCCATACACAATCCTTAAATATCCTTTGGGGTTCAGTTTGGGCACGTTGCATGCACTGTCTTAGAGAtacacttctgttttgttttcttcttttttcctgccagAAGGATCATCTCCTTGTGAAAATATGTACAAAATATTGCTTATCTTGCTTAGTTTTCTTCATAGATACTAAGTGGAAAAAGGGTACTGTCTGAGTCTTCTACATGCTTTGCTTGACCTTATGCTGTGTGATATTGACTGAAGGACTGATAATCACTGGAGGATTGTAGTGAAGTCCTGATAGCTTGCAGTGTCATTAGCTCTGGGaacagtgtttgttttaaagtaggCCCAACTACAGGGCTAAACTCAgcattactgcttttcttccaatcCTTACAATTGTCAGAGTATCTATACTAACgttgttttccttccacagTTGAAGGGAAGATGAGCTCTCTTGACTATTCAGTACCAATTTCTTGCTTGCATTCACTGAGCAgtctctgttctgctctgtagGTTCAGGCCCAGGTGATCCAGGAGACGGTTGTTCCAAAAGAGCCGCCTCCAGAGTTTGAGTTCATCGCAGATCCTCCCTCAATTTCTGCCTTTGATTTGGATGTGGTGAAG includes the following:
- the LOC116654104 gene encoding coiled-coil domain-containing protein 157-like, with protein sequence MAHLLGHPGCMASLQADLRDLQGAIADVTSRTGPARFPSWKFPNKVSCELDLLALLERYSHAEGDPEFSQHAHVVLLELVIDR